The genomic region ccctggtggctcagatgaatcTGAGGTGGCTATtatttacctggtggctcaggtaaagaatctgcctgcaatgtaggatacctggataggacgatctcctggaggtAATACTGCAGGtattactaaataaatatatatatcacgtgaaattaatattaatgctaattttgtttctttagtgaACTATTAATGAGGTATCATTTGCTGTTCCATGAAACTATGACTTGTGCCGTTGTGCTTTTTCCTGGATTGAGAGtaaatgagtctttttttttttttgctgccctAATATTGAGTCATTCTTGTATTCattaaatccaacttgaacacaGGCCAGTTGCCAGCAGTATTATATTCCTAATGAGTATCTGTAAAGCTTTATTCAAAATTTATACTTGACCCTAGAatgtcttttttggggggctttgccatgaggcatgcaggatcctgttccctgaccaggtatctaAGCAGCACATGCTTGAAAgtgtgaaatcttaaccactgaaccagcaaggaagtcccagtacctaaattttcaaatataatactACCAAACTAAACTGAAATAACAAATTGTAAAACTAAACTAAGATCTGGTTTAGTTGAGGAACACAGGTCACTAGTATTTGCATGTATTCTGGCGCAAATGCACTTTCCTTGTTACTGGGGCAGCCAGATTCAAATCCTCACTAGCCATCTGCCCACAACCAGTGAGTGAATATAGATTAAGCATTTAGCCTCTCTGGGTGATGTTTCCCTCATCTTTATAAGGGAGATAATACTGCCTGCCTCATGAATGTGAGAGGaataaagatgttttcatttgtgtggctttgttcacagtgattcaTTCAATCAAGTGTTTTTAATGGTTCTTCATTCAACTCTTGGAAGCACTGATATGACGGGAAAACATGAACTCTTTTAAAGTAGGAATTATTGATAAGTGGAGAATATTGGATTTTTGTTGACCTGCTACTTGTGTTCCATGCCTCATCTTCCCATTCAGGACTTTCAGCTCAGAAGACAGCCATCAGTCACTGAGACCTGAGAGCATGGCTACTGGTGATTTGGCAGCAGGCTCCATCTTATTATTACAGACAGTATTTGGAATGCTGGggaatttctctcttctttactgTTATCTCTTCCTGTGGTGTACTGGGGATAGGCTGAGAACCGTAGATTTGATTGTGACAAACCTTATTGTAGCCAAcatcttcattctgttttctgcTGGATTCTGCAGTCCAGTGACAACTTTTGGGTGGAATTGTCTCAAAAGCGGACCTGCATGCAGAGTTTTTGCTTATCTTCGCGGAGTGGGCAGGGGAGCATCCATTGGCATCACATGCATCTTGAGTGTCTTCCAGGCCATCACGATCAGTTCCAGGAACTCCAGGTGGGcagagctgaaagtgaaagttctcAAGTGTGTTGTTCCTTCAATTATCCTGTGCTGGGTCGTGAACATGATGTTAAATATCATTTATCCTATTTTCGTGACTGGAATATTGAGTAACAAAAGCATCACAAATAGAAAAAGTTTCAAACATTGTTCTGCTGTTCCCAATGATCGTTATGGAGAAACCTATGCAGCAATGATGTCTATGcctgttgtcttttcttttgtggtCATGATCTTGGCCAGTGGCTCCACGGTTTTCACCCTGTACAGGCACAAGCAGAGAGTCCAAAACGTTCATAGAATCAATGGCTCCTCCATATCCTCTGCTGAGTCCAGAGCCACTAAAACCATCCTTCTCCTGGTGAGcatctttattaattttaacaCACTTTCCTCCATCTCTTATATTATTTTGGGTATTTCCAACAATTCTAGTTTGTTCATTTCGACCATGTCTGCAGTAGTCATTTCATGTTTCCCAGCTATCAGCCCCTTTCTGCTTATGAGTCGTGACTCCAGAATATCCAGGCTCTGTTTTGCTGGGAAAAGGAATGCAAACTCCCCCACTCTTAAGAGAAAGGTGTGAATGGTATGTATTTGCACTGTATTCATTGGCTTATTCACTCAACCCCTCAGAGTCCTAGGTAAAATGTGAGTGGTAAACCAGAGGATGGTAAACAGGATGTGGTGAGCATCTTCCTCAAagtaaacaatgttgtgatagtaaTTGCAAAGAAGTATGATACAGTGATCATGTAAATACTTCTGTAATGGACGTTCTGCTAGTGCTTGAAGTCGAAGAGTTCAGAATGTATGTAATAATAAACACCAGGTCCTCAAACAGTCTGCTTCTTATAGACACATGTAGAAGGGTGTAACTTAAAAGTATCAATGCAAATTTGCTAGAAATGGAGTAGGCATGGAATATTAGGAAAAGGTGGGTGGAAATGGAAGAGCATGTGGCAGGTTGTTACTGAATCTGAAGGCAATGGGGAAGGGAACTTCAGTCCTTGAGTAAAGATTTGTGAAGGTAGGCAtgagttttgtcaattttatcctTAGAATGGCAACAGCTGTTTAGGTGAAATACAGTATTCTGTGGGGAGATGAGTGTGTTTAAGGATTTTCAGGTAGAAATGGCCAGATTGAAGTGAAGTGGTGTACAGGAGagcataaaattacattttaccatattttaaaaaatcatcatgtGATTGTGATAATTGAAAAAGATGAGAATTGCCTGAAATTTGGATCTGTAGAAggcagagttttctttcttttgtgaagATGACCATATTGGTAAGTTGAGGTTTTCAGGTGCATGCTCACATATCCAAAGCTATGAAATTACTTTGTAGTGGAGACTTCCATTAAATTCAGAGCACTGGAGGAAGAAGCATTTGAAAGGGAAAGGGATCCATGCTGTGCATATGGAGTTTGTGGCTCCTCAATTTTCAAGGTGCACAGTGGcttagtgttgttgttcagtcactctgtcaagTCTGAATGCCAGCTCATGGACGGCaacactgcaggcttccctgtccttcaccacctctaggcattgctcaaactcatgtccattgagccagtgatgccatccaaccatattatcatctatcgtccccttcttctcctgttttcaatctttccctgtaTCAGGGTCTTGTCTAATGAGTCGGGTTTTCGCATCATGTGGTGaaattattgaagcttcagtttcagtataaGCCTTGCTAATGAATAttcatgtggtcccatcacttcatggccaatagatggggaaacaatggaaacagtggctgactatttttttaggctccaaaatcactgcagatgttgattgaaccatgaaattaaaagacactcactccttggaaggaaagttatgaccaacctagacagcatattaaaaagcagagatattattttgccagcaaagatccgtctagtcaaggctgtggtttttccagtagtagtgtatggatgtgagagctggactataaagaaagctcagcgccaaagaattgatgcttttgaactgtggtgttggagaaggctcttgagagtcccttcgactgcaaggagatccaaccagtccatcctcaaggagatcagtcctgggtgttcattggaaggactgatgttgaagctgaaactccaatactttggccacctgatgcaaagagctgactcatttgaaaagaccctggtgctgggaaagattgagggcaggaggaaaaggggacgacagaggatgagatggttggatggcatcacgactcaatggacatgaatttgagtaaactccaggagttggtgatggacagggaggcctggcatgctgtggttcatggggtctcaaagagtcagaaacgcctgagcgactgaattcaggatttatttcctgtagaattgactggtttgatctccttgcagtccaaggaactcttttttttgttttgttttgttttgcttccttttgtttttctttttctttcttttttttaaattatattttttaaactttacataattgtattagttttgccaaatatcaaaatgaatccgccacaggtatacatgtgttccccatcctgcaccctcctccctcctccctccccataccatctctctgagagtcttctccaacaccacagctcaaaaa from Bubalus bubalis isolate 160015118507 breed Murrah chromosome 18, NDDB_SH_1, whole genome shotgun sequence harbors:
- the LOC123330286 gene encoding vomeronasal type-1 receptor 4-like; the encoded protein is MATGDLAAGSILLLQTVFGMLGNFSLLYCYLFLWCTGDRLRTVDLIVTNLIVANIFILFSAGFCSPVTTFGWNCLKSGPACRVFAYLRGVGRGASIGITCILSVFQAITISSRNSRWAELKVKVLKCVVPSIILCWVVNMMLNIIYPIFVTGILSNKSITNRKSFKHCSAVPNDRYGETYAAMMSMPVVFSFVVMILASGSTVFTLYRHKQRVQNVHRINGSSISSAESRATKTILLLVSIFINFNTLSSISYIILGISNNSSLFISTMSAVVISCFPAISPFLLMSRDSRISRLCFAGKRNANSPTLKRKV